The nucleotide window CGCAGACCAAATTTTTCGGTTTCGTATGGATTTTCTTATGGGCCGACAGAAGTCGTTGGGTATGAAAAGCCTTACCGCAATTCTCAAAATCACAAATTAAATTGCGTTCCGTGCTGTGTATGTCAACGTGGCGCTTGAGATAGTATTTCTCGGTGAAACTTTTGCCGCAACCCTCAAAATGGCAGGTAAATACTCTTTCTGCGGTGTGATACTGTTCATGGCGTTTGCGTTTATGACGCTGTTTGAAACGCTTATCACAATGCGCACATTTGTAACCACCATGATCTACGAAAACATGTTTATCCAGATactttttgttgggaaatattttCTCGCATTCCGGACATAATTGTTGCTCgtcttctttttcttttttttctaaactttCGGAGTATTTTTCCTCGTGAATGCGTGTGTGATGTATTTTCAAAAGACCCAGGTTTTTAAAGGCTTTGCTGCATTCTGTACATTGAAAGGGTTTCTCCTCCTCCGTCCCGTCAGTGGAGGAGACTTTAACATTTAActgtttttggaaatttgttaaaaagttaaaaaaaaaattaacaaattaaatataattaccAGGGGTTTGAAATCCTCATCTGAACTATGGTCGTTGTCCTCTTCATCACCACTTTCAATATAACTCTTCGGTTTCACGCGTTTTTCTTTTTTcgctcttatttgtttttttgttttctttaatacCGTCACTGTTTCCTCCTCAAAGCTGTCATTGACATCATCCTCCTCATAGTCATCATGTCCCAGATCATCAGCCTGATCATATGTTTGTTCCAAATTATCCCACAACACTTCCTCTTCATGCAACTGCTCACCAGTCAGGTTGTCTGTTGTGGCTTCTGCCTTAACATTCACCTCAAAATACTGATTACACTCGTTGGTGAAGTTttccgtttttaaaatattattttcgaagTGAACATTTTGTACATGCAACAGGAAATCCTCGAATGTAAAGGCTTTCATGTCACAGAAGGTGCAGTAGATGGTGAAGTCGCTGGAGCTGTGACAAAATATTTCGCCACATTTTGCTTTCGGCTGATTGCTAAGATTGGCTAAGGGCAGAATTTTTAACATCCTTCAAATTCGCGTtgggattttatttaaaaatgttgtttttttttgtaaattttctagTTGTTATTAtactttagttttaattaaccCTTTACGTGTGTGTACTACatgaagaaaattattttagattttaataacaaattattcaCAATAACCTAGCTTTTATTGAGATACAAGATTGCCAATGTTTGACAAATGTCAATGAATTCGGGTAAGTGTGTTAAAGTTCATAGATAATAAGAATActtgtaatataatttgttattgGCCAAATGGCTACATATAttacaattgaataaataaataaactgcaTATTACAGTTACTTAAAGGAATTAACACTTATTTAAATGTTAAGCGGTAAATACAGTTTTACCCCCATTtgctcaatctctggttattttttatagcGGCgatactgacagttctcataaaaaatgttatttggaagtatatcgttacgaaaaacgataaccagatgtGAGAATAGAGGTTATTAGAtgatttcttttgaattttattgtttaatagtcctaaaacaaaaacaaatattcattataagggtaagtttaaaaattaaagcgtTAAAAGCGTTAAATCAGTTCTTAGAGGGTTTcctttcaattaaattaaatattccctctctaaaaaaatagcaaaaacctCGGATATGAGATACTAGATTTCTTTAGCTTACatatttattgcaaattaaTTCTAGTTTATAATCTGAGACAAAACTTAagataaaaatgtaattaacaATGCGAAAAAGAGGAAGAACGttgatatttttagaaaattttctctaGCAAGAGAATTTTCACAAATCtgcaaatatttcataattcagaaattgcaatttaatttcgTCAGGTTTTATACAGGTGATTGTCACTCCGGTCTACCGCTTTTTAACTCGTTTCCACATAAATTCAAAATGTGTTGCCTACCAAACTGTTTGAATTTCCAAAATGtaccaaattcatattttttattttattcgataaGTAAAGAATGTGATTTAAAGTTTTCTGCCCTAAAAGGGCcctaaaggttcgaatttcgaaaaagtaccaaacacctgcCACCTTTTTTTTAagtggagtaacatgcaatttaaagtttttttgtatctttattagtattggagatataaggttaccgattTTACCagtttttatcttttttaccccctaaacgttcgaatttccaaaaatcccttcttagtggaccGTTTTGGGGAgagaggaacccacagttaaatttcatgattccagcgtcagtcgtttgggctgtgcgatgatgaatcagtcaatcaatcagtcagtcagtaacgtatttttttatataaacagattaaattCCTTTTATGTATTATTgctcaaattatataaaaaaatgatacataaaaacacaatatAAGGTAAATAGAACAACGTATGTACTATATACAGatactaaaactaaaataataattctaaCATACTATTTTAAGTAACTAAACTAAAATGACGTAAAAGGATACGAAGGTGGCATGCCAACAACATTGGGTGGCGGTATGGGATCCGTTGAAATTGTGGGTCGTTTGGGCAACATATACATCATGCCCTCTTGACGATGTTTACGCATATGACCGGCCAAACCGGAAGCCTGCTTGTAGGCACTGTCACATATTTTACAACGAAATTTCTTAACGTCTGAATGGAGAAAACTATGATGGTAAAGTGCTTTTTGATGGGCAAACGAAGCGTTGCAAACTTTACAGATATGAGGACGGGTATTGGAATGAGAGGACATGTGCTCGCTTAAGGCCGAACTGGATATGAAACGTTTATCGCATACCTCACAGGCATAGGGTTTTTCGCCGGTGTGCATACGTAGGTGCACACGCAGCGTTCTATTCTCGCGGCAGATGTAGCCACAAGCATCGCAGACCAAATTTTTCGGTTTCGTATGGATTTTCTTATGGACGTTAAGACGTCGTTGGGTATAAAAGGCTTTGCCGCAATTCTCAAAATCACAAATGAAATTGCGTTCCGTGGTGTGTATGTCAATGTGGCGCTTGAGATAGTATTTCTCGGTGAAACCTTTGCCACAACCCTCAAAATGGCAGGTAAAAACTCTTTCTGCGGTGTGACACTGTTCATGGCGCTTGCGTTGATGCCGCTGTTTGAAACGCTTATCACAATGTGCACATTTGTAACCTCCATGATCCTCGAAAATATGCTTATCCAGATactttttgttgggaaatatttgCTCGCATTCCGGACATAATTGTTCCTTgtcttctttttcttttttctctaAACTTTCGGACGATTTTTTCTCATGAATGCGTGTGTGATGTATTTTCAAAAGACCCAGGTTTTTAAAGGCTTTGCTGCATTCTGTACATTGAAAAGGTTTCTCCTCCTCCTGGTCGCCAGCGGAGGAGGCTTTATCATTTACCTGTTTTTGGaaacttgttaaaaaaattaaaaaacattgaacaaattaaatataattaccAAGGGTTTGAAATCCTCATCTGAACTATGGTCGTTGTCCTCTTCATCACCACTTTCAATATAACTCTTCGGTTTCACGCGTTTTTCTTTTTTCGCACGTATttgttttttcgttttctttaaTACCGTCATTATTTCCTCCTCAAAGCTGTCATTAACATTATCCTCCTCATAGTTATCATGTCCCAGATCATCTGCCTCATCATATGTTTGTTCCAAATTATCCCATAACACTTCCTCTTCGTGCAACTGCTCAGTAGCCAGGGTGTCTGTTGTGGCTTCTACCTTAACATTCACCTCAAAATACTGATTATACTCGTTGGTGAAGGTttccgtttttaaaatattattttcgaagTGAACATTTTGTACATGCAACAGGAAATCCTCGAATGTAAAGGCTTTCATGTCACAGAAGGTGCAGTAGATGGTGAAGTCGCTGGAGCTGTGACAAAATATTTCGCCACATTTTGCTTTCGGCTGATTGCTAAGATTGGCTAAGGGCAGAATTTTTAACATTCTTCAAATTCGCGTTGGATTTACTTTGAAAgttgctttttaaatttttttagttattatattttagttttaattaaccCTTTACGTGTGTGTACTACatgaagaaaattattttagactTTAATTACAAATCATTCACAATAACTTATATTTTATTGAGATACAAGATTGCCAATGTTTGACAAATGTCAATGAATACGGGTAAGCATGTTAAAGTTCAAAGAGAATATAGAAATTAACTGCAGATGACAGTTACCTAAAGGAATTAATACTTATTTAAATGTTAAGCGTTAAATCAGTTAtcgttttttataatttaatagacAATTATActgctaaaattaaaaacaaatattcattGTACGGGTTAGCATGGCAGCGTTCAAAAATAATGCAGAAATGAACTACAGGTGATagttacttaaaaaaattaagaatatttaattaaaagcgTTAAATCAATTCTTAGAGAAAACTAAATATTCATTCAAAAATAGCAAAATCCTCGGATATGAGATACTAGATCTCTTTATTGCAACTTAATTCTAGATTATAATCTGAGAcaaaagttaagaaaaaaaaagtcaatgcGAAAAAGGGGAAGAACATtgttatttttggaattttttaaagttcacATGTAATCCTAGAAATACCTAGAGCCAcgatgatcgtccttttacAAGGTGTTTGCTTATGTTAGCATTCTAATGCTGTGCGAGCAGGTGACAAAATGTAAATCGATCTGTAGGATTAGCCCTCAGTCGCGTCCTTCCCAGGTTTGGAAATCGGAATGACTCTGCTGACGTTGAAAGTTCTTCCCTGTGGAAAAAACTTCCGGCTGTTAAGGAATTCCTGAGTTGACAATATTTCGCTGAATGGAACTCGGGTCGTTCCCATCGGaacgattttaattttatgtctGTTGATGTAATGGAACAAACTGAAGTAATCTGATGGGGACTTCATCTCAAGCAAAAGCACACAATCtttgtttataatataattattttaaatgtttttaacacatttttttctttttatttcttcttatgTTTTGCTTCAGCCAACTGCAAAGTAgcaattacaattttttattattttcagcaACGTTGTTAAATGCTCCCTTGGAAAATGTTTCGGTGCCAATGTTTAACAATTTAAGAGTCAATTTTATACTGCTAGATCATGTACAGCTAAAATCCATTAAGAGTTTCAGTAAATATTAGAAATGGCTTCTAAAAAGAGTATAGTTTAACTGCAATACAATAAATGTCATCAATCGTATACTCATGTTGATGCCGACGTACTTGCACATTTCAGTCTATGTTGGTATAGCGATTTCTGGCGTGTGAATGAAGCGTTACAATTACTGCATATATGTGAACGAACACCAGTGTGCGATACTGTATGCTCTAGGAGGGCAGCATTGCTGGTAAAACGTTTACCACACTCCTGACAGCCATACGGTTTCTCACCCGTATGTACACGTTGGTGTATACGCAGTCTGTCATATTCGCGGCAGGTGTAACCGCAGCTGTCGCATATAAGATTTTTCGGTTTAGTATGGCGATTTTTATGGGCCTTCAGGCAGCGCAACGTGTGAAATGCTTTATTACAATTCTCATAATCACACACAAATTTTCGCTCCTTGTTGTGGCTATCAATGTGTCGCTGTAAATAGTACTTATGGGTAAAACTCTTGTCACAACCCTCGACGTCGCAGGAAAACACTCTGGTAGCCGTGTGGCAAAATTCATGTCGATCCCGTTGTTGCAACTGTTTGAAACGTTTGTCGCACATCGAACACTTGAAACCCATATGGTATTCGACAATGTGACTGTAGAGGGATTTTTTATAGGGAAACATTTGATCGCATTCATTGCATGATATTTGCTTGCCAGGCTTTTCTTTTTTATTGGAGCTTTCGGAGGATTTATCATCATGTATGCGATTGATGTGGGTTTTTAAAAGTCCACTACTTTTAAAGGTTTCGCCGCATTGATGACAAGAGTGGCCGCATTCTGATAACTaggtttaataaaatatttattttaaaactataatTCAGGTAATTTCTAAGCTTACACTTACCTTTGGCTTGAACTCCTCATCGGACTCAAAATCAATAATCTCCTCATCGCTGTTATCACTCTTGCAGGTCTTATTTTCTACAGTCTTACGCCTTTTAGGTCTTTTATTCATTTGTCTTTTCTTTAAAATGGCCAAAGGCTCATCATAACTATCATTATCACAGAAATCaccgtcatcatcatcaccaaaGTCATCCTCTGCCGGATTTTCGAAATCAACATTATCTGCATCACCATCATCATAAGACTGTATTAAATTGTCATATATTTTATCCTCCTCAGTTTCCAATTTGGGACCATAAGAGCTCGTTTCATTTTTACACAAATCACTGGCGAAATGCAAAGTTTTTAGATGCCATAGAAAGTCCTCAAACGAAAAGGATTTCATTTCGCAAAAAGTACAGTAGACGGTAAAATCTGTGGAGTTGTGGCAAAATATTTCTCCACATTTGGTTTTGGCTTGagtgttaaaattaaatgttggcATTAATTTCAACATGTTTGCCACATAAATTTCACTTGTATTTTACTTTATAGTAAAAaggttttagaaaatttattaatgcaaacttttttttttgttatttctatttatttacgAAAATTTAACCCTTGTGTGgccaacaaaaaagaaaacaaacaaaattctgtATAAATCATTCACAATAActaatgaaaacaataaaagaaaTCAGGTAACTCTGTGTATGTTGTTGATAAACAGAAAACAGCTGTCAGAATCATTCACAATGTCTAATAAAAAAGTACATGTTGATAAACAATAAACAACTGTCAAAATCAACAGAATCTGTAGAAAAAccacaaaattcttaaatattcgTTTTTAACAtgttaaaattaatacaaaattctattaaCGTCTTTGAAAGTGTTTCCTCAGATACCAAATGTGCCGAAATACATTACTTTACCTCCAACTTTAATATTGTTTGCGTAATGTGCCAAGAACTCTACCAGGAGTACCATCATTTTCTAAAACATTTCCAGGATCGACATTTCTATGAGTTTAGGCGTAGTTTGTACAACACACATGATAAAGAGCttacacaaaaatgtgttaaaCAGGAGTTACATAAAGAGTTGTTAACTCAAACTCCAGTGGTTGAGGAAGCAGAAGAAATATTTGAAGATTATAGTACATATAACGAATTGTTGTATTGTAAGGTGGAAGATGGTCAGGAAAGGGTGATGGGAAATGTAAGttgtaaatacaattttaatgatATCAGCCGTTTgatatgttaaaaatataactgtaaTGATACCTAAAATGCAAACTAAATCTTCTAACCAGGACAAAAactttcagaaaataaaatgtatgaccAGCCTGTCAGATCATATTGTGGGATACAGGGTGTCAAAGTCGAACACCTCTGATCCTTTGTAtaacttgaaatttttataaatttggacAGATTTCATTGAATTTATACTTTATTAAACAACAAATAAGAAAATCCTCTTTGTTTCAAGAAGTTATCTCTATAATTTAAAAgatgtttaagttttatttatttaaattatattttacaaataaatttacaaaatataagtGAAAAAGCGCCGGGTAACTAAtgtttaagttttatattttctttttattccgtTACTTAGCTGTCTTCTAATGAACACCAATTAAATGTGCCAGATATTAATAGTGTCGTAAATGATGTTGAAGAAGAGGAGAAAGACAACGAAGTCGATTGGTCCCATACATTTCCTCCCACACAcctaaagctaaatgaaaaacgATCCTATAAACCACGAAATCAACCAAACAGCTGCACTTATTGCGGTAAAACATTTCGTAGACGTTACCAGCTGGACACACATCTTAACATACACACGGGACGTAAGCCACATCAATGTGATGTTTGCGGTCGGCAATTTCGTGCCATAACAACGCTACAGCGCCATTTGAATACACATGAGAAACGTCAAACATTTACATGTCAATTTTGCTGCAAAGAATTTTCCCATCGAGCCGCCTTAGTCAGCCATGAGACGCGTCATACGCAAGAGCGTTGTATACCCTGTGAAGATTGCTCCAAAATGTTCTATACGCAAAATCAATTGGACACCCACAAACGTAAATTGCACAATAAATCGGATGATTTTAGTTTACCCTTTGCTTGCGATATGTGTGCGAAACGTTATCGCAGTGCCTCCATGCTGAGTACACATAAATTTAAGAAGCACTATAAAACGGCCAGGTTTTCATGTGAACAATGCGGCAAGAAATTTGTGGAACAATGTCAATTAAATAATCATATGAGTATACATTTTAAGAAAAGTTAACATATAGTTTAAAGCAAATAAGagcgctatattcggctgtgtcgaatatTATCTtatcaaagtatactttaagatagagattgaaaaacaaatttgttaaaaatgcaatttttgccGATTTGACCCTTTGTCGGTCCGAATTTCATTACACGACTTAGTAATCGATATTTAGGTGAACAAATAGTCGTgactttttttgcttttatcgattttaaatggcaactgaactagaacttacccgacatatttatgtatcaatcatggttgtaagttatttgggggcttcggaagaTTTATTTAACAGACAGACGTACATACATGTTTTTATCGACACCGGTATTTATAACGATCCAGTATGCCTTTACTACTCATGGTAAAAAtaaagctgaattcacccatgagttactgaacattttttttatatgtagtttgacgttttatttttgagagagacttcaaactacatgtaaaaaaaaaaattgttccgaacaaaaaaaactcatgggtgaattcagcttaaattttggtgaaaataaaattgtttgtgaaaaatttttgttgaaaaatattccaaaatttaatcTCATCCATTTGAATTTCAGTAATTTGTTTACTATGATCTTTAAGTGTCCattacttaataaaatttaataaacagtTTGTATTATACCAATTggttttcatatttattaactTGACATATCTGCCAgctttttattttccttcactTTAGGTTCACGATGTACATTCCTTATATGACCCTGCAGAGAATTTGGATGTTTAAAAGCACTTGCACACAGTTTACACTTGAAGGTTTTCTCATCGGAATGTATAAAACTGTGACGCACCAATACTCGGCGATTGGCAAAGGCCGCATTACACACCGGACATA belongs to Calliphora vicina chromosome 4, idCalVici1.1, whole genome shotgun sequence and includes:
- the LOC135958708 gene encoding zinc finger protein 62 homolog — encoded protein: MLKLMPTFNFNTQAKTKCGEIFCHNSTDFTVYCTFCEMKSFSFEDFLWHLKTLHFASDLCKNETSSYGPKLETEEDKIYDNLIQSYDDGDADNVDFENPAEDDFGDDDDGDFCDNDSYDEPLAILKKRQMNKRPKRRKTVENKTCKSDNSDEEIIDFESDEEFKPKLSECGHSCHQCGETFKSSGLLKTHINRIHDDKSSESSNKKEKPGKQISCNECDQMFPYKKSLYSHIVEYHMGFKCSMCDKRFKQLQQRDRHEFCHTATRVFSCDVEGCDKSFTHKYYLQRHIDSHNKERKFVCDYENCNKAFHTLRCLKAHKNRHTKPKNLICDSCGYTCREYDRLRIHQRVHTGEKPYGCQECGKRFTSNAALLEHTVSHTGVRSHICSNCNASFTRQKSLYQHRLKCASTSASTCIKLTLKLLNIGTETFSKGAFNNVAENNKKLMLKILPLANLSNQPKAKCGEIFCHSSSDFTIYCTFCDMKAFTFEDFLLHVQNVHFENNILKTETFTNEYNQYFEVNVKVEATTDTLATEQLHEEEVLWDNLEQTYDEADDLGHDNYEEDNVNDSFEEEIMTVLKKTKKQIRAKKEKRVKPKSYIESGDEEDNDHSSDEDFKPLVNDKASSAGDQEEEKPFQCTECSKAFKNLGLLKIHHTRIHEKKSSESLEKKEKEDKEQLCPECEQIFPNKKYLDKHIFEDHGGYKCAHCDKRFKQRHQRKRHEQCHTAERVFTCHFEGCGKGFTEKYYLKRHIDIHTTERNFICDFENCGKAFYTQRRLNVHKKIHTKPKNLVCDACGYICRENRTLRVHLRMHTGEKPYACEVCDKRFISSSALSEHMSSHSNTRPHICKVCNASFAHQKALYHHSFLHSDVKKFRCKICDSAYKQASGLAGHMRKHRQEGMMYMLPKRPTISTDPIPPPNVVGMPPSYPFTSFYTHTRMLKILPLANLSNQPKAKCGEIFCHSSSDFTIYCTFCDMKAFTFEDFLLHVQNVHFENNILKTENFTNECNQYFEVNVKAEATTDNLTGEQLHEEEVLWDNLEQTYDQADDLGHDDYEEDDVNDSFEEETVTVLKKTKKQIRAKKEKRVKPKSYIESGDEEDNDHSSDEDFKPLLNVKVSSTDGTEEEKPFQCTECSKAFKNLGLLKIHHTRIHEEKYSESLEKKEKEDEQQLCPECEKIFPNKKYLDKHVFVDHGGYKCAHCDKRFKQRHKRKRHEQYHTAERVFTCHFEGCGKSFTEKYYLKRHVDIHSTERNLICDFENCGKAFHTQRLLSAHKKIHTKPKNLVCDACGYICRDNLRLRVHLRGHTGEKPYACEVCDKRFISSSALSEHMASHSNTRPHVCKVCNASFARQKALYHHSFLHSDVKKFRCKICDSAYKQASGLAGHMRKHREEGMMSMLPE
- the LOC135956577 gene encoding gastrula zinc finger protein xFG20-1-like, with the translated sequence MLKLIQNSINVFESVSSDTKCAEIHYFTSNFNIVCVMCQELYQEYHHFLKHFQDRHFYEFRRSLYNTHDKELTQKCVKQELHKELLTQTPVVEEAEEIFEDYSTYNELLYCKVEDGQERVMGNLSSNEHQLNVPDINSVVNDVEEEEKDNEVDWSHTFPPTHLKLNEKRSYKPRNQPNSCTYCGKTFRRRYQLDTHLNIHTGRKPHQCDVCGRQFRAITTLQRHLNTHEKRQTFTCQFCCKEFSHRAALVSHETRHTQERCIPCEDCSKMFYTQNQLDTHKRKLHNKSDDFSLPFACDMCAKRYRSASMLSTHKFKKHYKTARFSCEQCGKKFVEQCQLNNHMSIHFKKS